The window GGCCAGAACCGCCCGGCCGGTCAGACCGAGCAGCACGGCCGCCTGGGCGGGCAGATATCCGGCGCCGCTCGTCACGACTCCGGAAACGAAGAAGCAGAACGCCAGAACGGCCGCCGAGACCATGGCCAGCACCAGCAGGTAGCCGAGGGGTCTCCGATAGCTGCCGGCTGCCCCACGGCGTAGGGCCACCAGGCCGAACGCGGCTAGAATGATCGTCACGACGGCCAGAGCGATGACTCCGGTCCTCCCGAACGGGGTGGCTGCTGCGAACTCGCCGCTTACTGTCACGATCGCAGCGGTCCCCGCCATCCCGACCGCAGTCAGGATGAAGAGCATCGCCGAAGTCCAGGCTCCCACCCGGGTGGCACCGCTCGTCGATCTGTTCACACCGTCGCTCCTCACTCGTACGGCGGCTGCACCGTCTACATCGGTACACACCCGTCGGGCGCATCGAGTTCAGTGTGGGCGGTGTCGTACCGCTGACATGCCGAAGGCCGCACGGTCCGGGGCGGATCGTGCGGCCGGTGAGCCGAACGGTTTCAGGCGGAGACGAGTGGGGTGGTGGGCAGGCCCGGGAGGGTGGGGATGACGTCCGGGGGCTGGGGGCGGTTCAGGCCGAAGCCCTGCAGCAGGTCGACGCCCGCGGTGGTCAGGTCTCGGGCGGTGGGCTCGTCCTCGACGCCCTCGGCCACCACGGTCAGGCCCAGGGCCTTCGCGATGGCGATCACCGAGTCGATGATCGTGGCGTGGGCGGGGGAGTCGTGCATGCGGATGACGAAGCTCCGGTCGATCTTCAGTTCGTCGATCGGGAGTTTCGGGAGCAGGCCCAGTGACGTGTAGCCGGTGCCGAAGTCGTCGATGGCGACCCGGATTCCCCGGGCCCTCAGCTGGGCCAGTTGGGCGGCGACCTGTTCCTGGTTGGTGAGGACCGCGGTCTCGGTGATCTCGACGGTGAGCATGGTGGCCGGCACCTGCTCCAGGTCGAGCAGGGTGAGGATGGTGTCGACGGCCCGGTCCTGGGCCAGGTAGGCGGGCGGCAGGTTGACCGACACCGGCAGGTGGTGGCCCTGCGCGTGCCAGACGGCGGCCTGCCGCAGTGCCTCGGCCAGCACCCAGTCGGTCAGTTCCAGGATCACGTCGGAGCGTTCCGCGTCAGGCAGGAAGACACCCGGTGGCAGCAGTCCGCGCTGCGGGTGCTGCCACCGGACCAGCGCCTCGGCGCCGTGGATGATCCGGCTTCCGGCGTCGTGCAGCGGCTGGTAGTGCAGGCGCAGGTGGCCGGCGCGCAGACCGGTCCGCAGTTCGGTGAGCTGCCGCAGGTCGACCCGCTGGTTGGTGTCGAGTTTCGGGGTCCACTCGACGACGCCGGTGCGCTCGTGTTTGGCGCGGCGCATGGCGGCGGCGGCCCGGCGCATCAGCACCGTGACGTCGTGGTGGTCGGCGTGGCTGATGCCGATGCTCGCCTCGACGCTGATCGGCAGGCCGTCGACCGGGTGTGGACCGCGGATGCCGGCGGCCAGGCGGCGGCCGACGCTCTGCACGGTCTGGCCGGCCGGCAGTTCGGAGAGCAGCACCACGAACTGGTCGCCGTCGAGGCGGGCGGCCATGTTCCCGGCGCCCCGGGCCGCGCCGAGGGCGGTGGCGACCCGGTGCAGCAGGGTGTCGGCGCCGTGGTGGCCGAGCACGTCGTTGGCGTCCTGAAACCGGTCCAGCCCCAGGTGGACGACGGCGACCAGGGTGCCGGCGTCGAGGCGGCGCCGGCCCTCGGCCAGGATGGTGGCCCGGTTCGGCAGGCCGGTCAGCGGATCGGTACGGGACAGCTTCGCGAACCGGCCGGCCATCGCGGCGAGCAGGTCGACGATCGGCGCGATGCCGTACCGGCCGTCCGGCCAGCAGACCAGGACCGGTTCCTCGCGTTCGGCGGCCGGGCGGGCCAGGGCGGCCTCGGCGGCGGTCTCGATGTCGGTGTCGGCCGCCAGTTCCAGTCCGTGGCCACCGGCCAGATCACCGGCCGTGCACGGCGCGGCCGCCCGGGCGCGGTCGATCATCGCCCGGCTGACCAGCCGGTATCCGTCCTCGGTGGCGACGATCACGCCGGGTACGAGGTGATCGGCTTCGAGCCCGGCGATGATCTCCCGGATCGGGGTGCCGGCCGGGAGCGGGGTCATCGGGATGCCGATCACCCCGAGCTTGCGGGGCAGGTAGGGGCCGCCGGTCGCGGTCATGCCGGGCCGTCCAGCCGGAAACAGGAGATCCCGATCTCGTCGGTGCCGTGCGGGCGCAACCGGACCAGCAGGCGGCCCTCGTGGCCGGCCAGGACGCTGTCGGTCCGTTCGCGGCGCAACGCGGTCCGCCACATGTCGAACAGCGCTTCCTGATCCTTCTCGGTCACCAGGTGGGCGAGCTCGGCGACCGGCTCGGGCCCGGCGGGAACCGTCGCGGACAGTACGGCGAGCCGGTCCACCAGGTCGGCGAGGTCGTTGCGGACGGCTTCCAGATCGAGTTCGGTGCTGCGTTCCAGGGTCCGGTCGAGCAGCATGCCGTCCCAGACGACCGCGCCGTCGGCCTCCCGGTGCGGCCGGGACATCCCGCACAGCCAGCGCCGGGTGCCGTCGTGCCGGATCACGCTGCCGCGCCAGTCCCACGGTTCCAGGGTCAGTGCCGACGCGGCGACGCTGGCGGCGAACGAGTCCCGGTCCTCCTCGGCGATCATGTCGATCACCTGGGCGGCCGACTCGACGATCTGGTCCGGGTCGAGCTGGAAGATCTCCCGGCAGCCGTCCGAGACGAAGGTGAACGACGACTCGCCGGTCGGTTCGGCGCGGAACTGGTAGAGCATGCCCGGCGCGTTGTTGACGGTGTTCCAGAACCGCTGCTCGCCGGCCGCGATCACGTCGGCGCTGCGCCGCCGCTGGGTGTCGTCGATGGCGATCGTGCACACCCCGTAGACGGAGCCGTCCGGGTCGGTCAGCGGCACGCGGGTGACCAGGTACTGCCGGATCTCGTCACCGAACGGGACCTCCTCCAGCACCGTCTTGGCGACCCCGGAGTCGATCACCTCGGCGTCGTTGGCGCGCCCGACCGCGGCCACCGAAGCGGACACCAGGTCGGCTTCGGCCCGCCCGACCATGTCGGCCGCGGTGACCTGGAAGATCCGCTCGTACTCGCCGTTCACGAACAGGTAGCGGCCGTCCAGGTCCTTGGCCGAGATCATCGCCGTGGTGTGCTGCAGGATCGCGCTGATCAGCGTGTTGCTGCGCTGGAGTTCCTGCTGGGCGCGGTGCCCGTCGGTCTGGTCGGAGACGAAGGCGGCGAAACCGTCCTCGGCGGCGTCGACGTTCATCGAGATGCGCAGTTCGGAGCCGTCGCGGTGCAGCGCCGGTACCTCGATCGGGTGACCCAGGCCGCCGCTGTCGCCGCCGACCAGCCGGCGGGCGAACCCGGCGCTGTGCGCGGACCGCAGCGCCGGCGGGATGATCGTGTCGGTGAGACGGCGGCCGACGATCTCGTCGCGGGTCCAGCCGAAGAGCTTCTCGGCGGCCGGGTTCCAGTCGCGGATCACCCCGGCGCGGTCGACCTGAAGGTAGGCCAGCGCCGAGGCGTCCACGGCACGGTCCCGGAGGCCGGCCGCCGGCGGGGCGGTCATCTGAGGGGCTTCGACGGTGAACACGCCCCGCTCTATCGACCCGGCGGCGTCCGACTTGAGAGACCGGACGGAGAGCGGGCCCTGGTCAGACCCCGGCCGGGGCCGGAGCCGGCCGCCACTGCTCGGAGCCGAACACCTCGTACCGGATCCGATCGTCGGAAACGCCGCGCAGATGCAGCCCGGACCGGACCGCCTGCATGAACGGCGCCGGCCCGCACAGGTAGACCTCGGCGTCCGGGTGGACCGGGATGAGATCGGTGTCGATCAGGCCGGTGAACGTGTCCGGCTCCCCGGACGGCTGCTCGTACCAGTACAGGCTGCGGAACGCGCGCAGTCGGGCCCCGTTGGCGTTCATGTCGGCGCGCAGCGGATGCCGGTCGGGGCTGCGGTCGGCGTGCACCGCGGTCACCTCCCGGGTCGGCTGGGTACGCGCCACGTGCTCCAGGATCGAAGCCATCGGGGTGACCCCCACCCCGGCGCTGACCAGGAGCAGCGGCGAGTTCCCGGGGCGCAGGGTCAGATCGCCGTACGGCCGGCTGATCCGCAGCGTGTCCCCGGCCGCGACGTGCTCGTGCAGGTAGCCGGAGACCACCCCGTCCGGCGCCCCGCCCACCCCGCGCACCCGCCGCACGGTGATCCGCAGCGTCCCGCCGGTCGCGGCCTGGGACAGCGAGTACTGCCGCAGCTGCCGGCCGGCCCCCGGCAGATCGGCGGCGACCGTCACATACTGCCCGGGGTGGAAGCCCGGCGCCTCCCCGCCGTCCGCCGGGACCAGCACGAACGACACGGTGTCGTGGGCCTCGGCGATCCGCTGCGCGACGGTGAACTCCCGCCACGGGTCGGCGCCGTCCACCCCGGCCTCGGCGTAGATCCGCGCCTCGCGGCCGATCAGCCGGGCCGCGAACAGCCAGTACACCTCGTCCCAGGCGGCCGCGACGGGTGCGGTGACGGCGTCGCCGAGCACCGTGCCGACCGCGCCCAGCAGGTAGCGGCCGACCATCGTGTACTGCTCGGGACGGATGCCGAGGGCGCAGTGCCGCTGCGCGATCCGCTCGACGATGTGCTCGAACGCCGCCCCGTCCGGGCCCGCGCCGATCAGGTGCATGGCGTACGCCGCGACCGCCCCGGACAGCGAGCTGCGCTGCTCACCGGTGGCCTGGGCGCTGCGGCTGAACAGGTTCAGCAGCTCCGGATTCTCGCCGATCATCGTCTGGTAGAAGACGTCGGAGATCTCCTCCAGGTGCTCGCCGACGACCGGCAGGGTGGCCTCGATGATCGGGGCGCTGGATGCGGACAGCATGCGGGATCTCCTCTACGAGAGGGTGAGCAGGACCTGGCGGACCGGTGGGGCGGTCAGGTCGCCGATCGTGATGGGGTCGAGCGAGGCGTAGAACGCCTCCTGTGCGGCTCGGAGCGCCCCGCGCAGCCGGCAGCCGGCGTTGAGCGGGCAGGGGATGTCCCCGCCGCACTCCACCACCTCGGTGTCGCCCTCGAGGTCGCGGACCAGGCCGCCGACCGACGCCCCGGCGGCGCCGGTCGCGAGCCGGACACCCCCGTTGCGGCCCCGGACGGTCGTCAGCAGGCCGAGGTGCTGGAGCCGCTGGACCACCTTGGCGAGGTGGCTGCGGGGCACCGCCACGGCGGAGGCCAGCCCGTCGATGGTGAGCAGATCCTCGGGGCGGGCGGCGGCGAGCATCAGCACGCGCAGGCCGATATCGGTGGAGCGATTCAGTCGCACGGGTCGACCCTACTAAAAGAGGAATCTGATAGTCCTCTTTTGAGCCTTAAATCACGGGGAGGACGGCAGGCGTCCTCCCCGTGCGCGGAACTAGCTCAGCCTGAACACGGTGGCCTTGGCGGACACCGTGAGCGAGCCGTTGCGGTGCTGCAGGAACCGGCCCGGCGCGACCCGGATGGTCACGCCACCCTTGACCGCGATCCGGGTCACCGGCGTGCCGGTCGTCCCGAGAGTCACCGTCGTACCGCTGACCACCAGCGACTTCGTGGGCTGGTCGACCGACTGGACGGTCTCGGTGCCGTCGGCCGCCGCCACGAACCGGAACTGGGTCAGCTCCAGTTCCCGCGGCGCGTGGTCGACCTGGACCGCGTCACCGACGTGCTTGACGAACGAGCGCGGCCGGTCCGACGGCGACAGGCGCACGATCGGCCCGCCCGAACCGACCGGGATGCCGAACAGCGGCGTCCCGTCCTCGTGCCAGTACAGCTTCTGCACGCGGGTGTGGCGGTTGGGGTCGTACAGCGGGTCGCCGGTGATCTGCTTGTAGTCCCGGGCGTGGTAGACCAGCACGTCCGTCCCGTCCGGGGTCACCGTGAACGAGTTGTGCCCCGGCCCGAAACGCTTCGTCGCGTCGTTGGTGACGAAGATCGGGTCCGGGCTCTTCTCCCAGCTGGAGCGGGAGAGCAGATCCGAGGAGGCCGACGCGGTGAGCAGACCCATGCAGTAGTTCGAGTCGGTGGCGCTGGCCGAGAAGGTGATGAACACCTTCCCGTTGCGGATCAGCACGGCCGGACCCTCGTTCACCCGGTAGCCGATGATCTCCCAGCTCCGGGTGGGCGTGGCGATCCGGGTCGGTTTGCTCTTCAGCGTCCACGGGTTCGCCATCTCGGCGATGTAGAGGCTGGTGTTGACCGCGATCTCCGGCTCGCTCTGCGCCCACACCAGGTACTGCCGCCCGCGGTGGGTGAAGCTGGTGGCGTCGAGCGTGAAACCGTCCCACTCGGTGGCGAGCTGGCCCTTCAGCACCCAGCCGGCCGGGTCGCGCGGGTCGTCGAGCGCCGACTCCATCACGTAGGTGCGGATCCGGAAGACCTCACCGGCGTCGCCGGCGGCGAAGTAGATGTACCACTTCCCGCCGATCCGGTGCAGTTCCGGCGCCCAGATGTGCCCGCCCATCTTCCCGCTGGTGGGACGGCGCCAGATGACGCTCTCCTCGGCGGTGGCCAGACCTTCGATGGTCGGGGCGCCCCGGACGACCAGGCGGTCGTACTCGGGCACCGAGCCGGTGAAGTAGTACTGCCCGTTCACCGGCTTGGTGATCCAGGGGTCGGCGCGCTGGCTGATCAGCGGATCCACGGTGGGCACGCCGTAGATCTCAGCATCGCTGGGCAGGGCGACCGGCTGCGGGGCACCCTCGGCGCCCACGGGCAGGACGACGGCCATGGCACCCACGGCGCCACCCGCCAACACGGTTCGTCGGTTCATGAGCGGGCCCCTTACCGGGTCTTGATGCGGAGGAAGGTGACCGAGTTCGCCGGGAACTCGCGGGTGAAGACCGAGGAGACGCCGTGCACGGTCGAGGTGACCGGCTGGATCGGCTCCGCCGAACGGGTGTTCAGCTCGCCCGGGTCACCGGTGATCACGGTCTGCTTCGCGGTACGCGCCACCTTGCGCCCACCCAGGTCGATCTTGGTGACCGCCGGGGTGTCCTGCGCGTTGACC of the Actinoplanes sichuanensis genome contains:
- a CDS encoding putative bifunctional diguanylate cyclase/phosphodiesterase, with amino-acid sequence MTATGGPYLPRKLGVIGIPMTPLPAGTPIREIIAGLEADHLVPGVIVATEDGYRLVSRAMIDRARAAAPCTAGDLAGGHGLELAADTDIETAAEAALARPAAEREEPVLVCWPDGRYGIAPIVDLLAAMAGRFAKLSRTDPLTGLPNRATILAEGRRRLDAGTLVAVVHLGLDRFQDANDVLGHHGADTLLHRVATALGAARGAGNMAARLDGDQFVVLLSELPAGQTVQSVGRRLAAGIRGPHPVDGLPISVEASIGISHADHHDVTVLMRRAAAAMRRAKHERTGVVEWTPKLDTNQRVDLRQLTELRTGLRAGHLRLHYQPLHDAGSRIIHGAEALVRWQHPQRGLLPPGVFLPDAERSDVILELTDWVLAEALRQAAVWHAQGHHLPVSVNLPPAYLAQDRAVDTILTLLDLEQVPATMLTVEITETAVLTNQEQVAAQLAQLRARGIRVAIDDFGTGYTSLGLLPKLPIDELKIDRSFVIRMHDSPAHATIIDSVIAIAKALGLTVVAEGVEDEPTARDLTTAGVDLLQGFGLNRPQPPDVIPTLPGLPTTPLVSA
- a CDS encoding PAS domain-containing protein; the encoded protein is MFTVEAPQMTAPPAAGLRDRAVDASALAYLQVDRAGVIRDWNPAAEKLFGWTRDEIVGRRLTDTIIPPALRSAHSAGFARRLVGGDSGGLGHPIEVPALHRDGSELRISMNVDAAEDGFAAFVSDQTDGHRAQQELQRSNTLISAILQHTTAMISAKDLDGRYLFVNGEYERIFQVTAADMVGRAEADLVSASVAAVGRANDAEVIDSGVAKTVLEEVPFGDEIRQYLVTRVPLTDPDGSVYGVCTIAIDDTQRRRSADVIAAGEQRFWNTVNNAPGMLYQFRAEPTGESSFTFVSDGCREIFQLDPDQIVESAAQVIDMIAEEDRDSFAASVAASALTLEPWDWRGSVIRHDGTRRWLCGMSRPHREADGAVVWDGMLLDRTLERSTELDLEAVRNDLADLVDRLAVLSATVPAGPEPVAELAHLVTEKDQEALFDMWRTALRRERTDSVLAGHEGRLLVRLRPHGTDEIGISCFRLDGPA
- a CDS encoding globin domain-containing protein, with the translated sequence MLSASSAPIIEATLPVVGEHLEEISDVFYQTMIGENPELLNLFSRSAQATGEQRSSLSGAVAAYAMHLIGAGPDGAAFEHIVERIAQRHCALGIRPEQYTMVGRYLLGAVGTVLGDAVTAPVAAAWDEVYWLFAARLIGREARIYAEAGVDGADPWREFTVAQRIAEAHDTVSFVLVPADGGEAPGFHPGQYVTVAADLPGAGRQLRQYSLSQAATGGTLRITVRRVRGVGGAPDGVVSGYLHEHVAAGDTLRISRPYGDLTLRPGNSPLLLVSAGVGVTPMASILEHVARTQPTREVTAVHADRSPDRHPLRADMNANGARLRAFRSLYWYEQPSGEPDTFTGLIDTDLIPVHPDAEVYLCGPAPFMQAVRSGLHLRGVSDDRIRYEVFGSEQWRPAPAPAGV
- a CDS encoding RrF2 family transcriptional regulator produces the protein MRLNRSTDIGLRVLMLAAARPEDLLTIDGLASAVAVPRSHLAKVVQRLQHLGLLTTVRGRNGGVRLATGAAGASVGGLVRDLEGDTEVVECGGDIPCPLNAGCRLRGALRAAQEAFYASLDPITIGDLTAPPVRQVLLTLS
- a CDS encoding family 43 glycosylhydrolase; this encodes MNRRTVLAGGAVGAMAVVLPVGAEGAPQPVALPSDAEIYGVPTVDPLISQRADPWITKPVNGQYYFTGSVPEYDRLVVRGAPTIEGLATAEESVIWRRPTSGKMGGHIWAPELHRIGGKWYIYFAAGDAGEVFRIRTYVMESALDDPRDPAGWVLKGQLATEWDGFTLDATSFTHRGRQYLVWAQSEPEIAVNTSLYIAEMANPWTLKSKPTRIATPTRSWEIIGYRVNEGPAVLIRNGKVFITFSASATDSNYCMGLLTASASSDLLSRSSWEKSPDPIFVTNDATKRFGPGHNSFTVTPDGTDVLVYHARDYKQITGDPLYDPNRHTRVQKLYWHEDGTPLFGIPVGSGGPIVRLSPSDRPRSFVKHVGDAVQVDHAPRELELTQFRFVAAADGTETVQSVDQPTKSLVVSGTTVTLGTTGTPVTRIAVKGGVTIRVAPGRFLQHRNGSLTVSAKATVFRLS